A single genomic interval of Salinarchaeum sp. IM2453 harbors:
- a CDS encoding restriction endonuclease produces MPILDEVGGFEFEEVMCNVFRNLGYEDVERSRRTADKGRDITMIDSSSNGQNTAVVVECKHTDTVGRPVIQKLDSAVRTYDYDGPKRGMIATTGRLTNPAIKYAEKVGIEIFDGQRLREVADNVGMDLYNGRVEIVTDNVLQPPHSQDLLDEFYKAIDRIKYLSPDDVPEPFTTISLHPVNAVVTNTTRVFETGAGVIHTVNDTNQFVIDGTSSNLKGLPDELNEIVSEYELNSDIHEINEDRYEDVVDNINRRRFEGTDQEFREWVKQQEVDRLTETVTYTGDNNQTYSKECVPSADDVTVEMLQPFYVSRVDASIKMNRRTYAIDWFATDDDAWIMDNTIEKCRFAEEGRGGIDTIPAAATAIRESLGSPTYAFCPECKTIVAERHMRHDEVTGDPVCVECSVGDRFVGAKKHFRSEETRQQYENEVAEKGIVEKLSINKTGVAAVTLILLAAMFFLFV; encoded by the coding sequence ATGCCAATACTCGATGAAGTCGGCGGGTTCGAATTTGAAGAGGTGATGTGTAATGTTTTCAGAAACCTTGGATACGAAGATGTTGAGAGATCACGTCGAACTGCTGACAAGGGCCGGGACATCACGATGATCGATTCATCATCTAACGGACAAAACACGGCAGTTGTGGTCGAGTGCAAGCACACGGATACTGTGGGCCGACCAGTTATACAGAAACTCGACTCAGCAGTTCGCACATACGACTATGATGGCCCGAAGCGAGGAATGATTGCTACAACTGGTCGGTTAACAAATCCAGCAATCAAATATGCTGAGAAGGTCGGAATTGAGATTTTCGATGGGCAGCGACTCCGAGAAGTCGCAGACAACGTTGGGATGGACCTCTACAATGGCCGCGTAGAAATTGTTACAGACAATGTGTTACAGCCGCCACATTCTCAGGATCTATTAGATGAATTTTACAAAGCAATTGACCGGATCAAGTACCTATCCCCTGATGATGTCCCTGAGCCATTTACCACGATTTCACTTCACCCGGTGAATGCCGTTGTGACAAATACGACCCGAGTATTTGAGACAGGCGCTGGTGTCATCCATACGGTTAATGATACAAATCAGTTTGTTATCGACGGGACAAGCTCAAATCTCAAAGGACTTCCTGATGAGCTCAATGAGATCGTCTCTGAATATGAGCTAAACTCGGACATTCACGAAATAAATGAAGACCGATATGAAGATGTTGTGGATAATATTAACCGGCGTCGGTTTGAGGGGACGGATCAAGAGTTTCGAGAGTGGGTCAAACAACAGGAAGTAGACCGGTTGACTGAAACGGTAACATACACTGGAGACAACAATCAGACCTATAGCAAAGAATGCGTTCCCTCGGCTGATGATGTTACTGTCGAGATGTTGCAACCATTCTACGTTTCCAGGGTAGACGCAAGCATCAAAATGAACAGACGAACATATGCGATTGACTGGTTTGCCACCGACGATGATGCGTGGATTATGGATAATACAATCGAAAAATGCAGGTTTGCCGAAGAAGGGAGAGGTGGAATCGACACCATTCCAGCAGCTGCAACTGCAATTCGAGAGTCGCTTGGTAGTCCGACCTATGCTTTCTGTCCAGAGTGTAAAACAATCGTTGCTGAGCGACACATGCGTCACGATGAGGTGACTGGAGACCCCGTCTGTGTTGAGTGCTCGGTTGGTGATCGTTTTGTTGGAGCAAAAAAGCACTTCAGATCCGAAGAAACTCGTCAACAATATG
- a CDS encoding ABC transporter permease, producing the protein MIETVPQVVPIVGHITPLFINFPFDWNYIQSIIYVSLYVSLTAVLISTLVSLPIAMFVGFSDFHGKQLVVAVINTGMGFPSVVVGLIVLFAVSNQGPLGTFDLMFTKEAMILSQIILAAPVITGISLAAVTSVDDGVRDAAYAMGGTRLDVALATIKEARYGIATGILAGLGRAISEVGSVLIVGGNIVRADGTSVTRTLTTAIQLEARQGRFELAMILGAVLVILVLIINGIVLRLGGGRT; encoded by the coding sequence ATGATTGAAACAGTGCCACAGGTCGTCCCTATCGTAGGACACATTACGCCGTTGTTTATCAATTTCCCATTTGACTGGAACTACATTCAAAGTATTATCTACGTTTCATTGTACGTGAGCCTTACCGCTGTCCTGATTAGCACCCTTGTGAGCTTACCAATTGCAATGTTCGTTGGTTTTTCAGATTTCCATGGTAAGCAGCTTGTCGTTGCTGTCATTAACACAGGGATGGGATTCCCAAGTGTGGTTGTTGGTCTCATTGTATTGTTTGCCGTCTCAAACCAAGGACCGCTCGGGACATTTGATCTGATGTTTACAAAAGAGGCAATGATCTTATCGCAGATTATTTTAGCTGCTCCGGTTATCACTGGCATTAGTCTTGCTGCTGTCACCAGCGTTGACGATGGTGTTCGAGATGCTGCGTATGCGATGGGGGGAACACGTCTTGATGTTGCACTGGCAACGATCAAAGAAGCCCGTTATGGCATAGCGACTGGGATTTTAGCTGGACTGGGAAGGGCAATTAGCGAAGTTGGATCAGTTCTCATCGTCGGTGGCAACATTGTGCGTGCTGATGGGACCTCCGTGACACGAACGTTAACTACTGCAATCCAGCTTGAGGCCAGACAAGGTCGCTTTGAGCTAGCAATGATCCTCGGTGCGGTGCTTGTGATACTTGTGCTGATAATCAATGGTATCGTTCTCCGACTGGGCGGTGGTCGTACATGA
- a CDS encoding sulfite exporter TauE/SafE family protein, protein MSVSFGITAVSLMALLFFFAAIVEGSSGFGFPVISTVTLALFIDLQLAVILAIPGIVAANIKLARSLSPRQKEEAATRFWPLIGSILVFSVLGLFVIDDIPVNAIEFGLGIITLGFAIYKQPFFEIPISDEPSDNPPFGGTGSMIVLGGIFGLIFGMTNVGVQIVAYLKTRPLSHLFFIGVVGIVFFGVNIIRFIGAAVGGLYPTLTVIGIALLLMIPAYIGALIGIRYGRQLSLYRIRALVAVVLTIVSLRLIGFPILQFI, encoded by the coding sequence TTGTCAGTTTCGTTTGGAATCACGGCGGTTAGCCTCATGGCACTGCTGTTCTTCTTTGCAGCAATTGTCGAAGGGAGTTCTGGGTTTGGCTTTCCAGTTATCAGTACAGTTACTCTCGCATTGTTTATTGACCTGCAGCTTGCAGTTATCCTTGCGATTCCTGGGATCGTTGCTGCGAATATCAAACTCGCTCGCAGTCTTTCTCCCCGACAAAAGGAGGAAGCTGCGACACGCTTCTGGCCACTGATCGGATCAATATTAGTATTCTCCGTGCTTGGACTATTCGTGATTGATGATATTCCAGTCAATGCGATTGAGTTTGGGCTCGGGATAATTACGCTTGGATTTGCAATTTATAAACAGCCCTTCTTTGAGATTCCTATCAGCGATGAGCCATCTGACAATCCTCCATTTGGGGGAACTGGATCGATGATTGTACTGGGCGGAATATTCGGGCTCATCTTTGGGATGACAAACGTCGGAGTGCAAATTGTTGCGTACCTGAAAACGCGTCCACTAAGCCACTTGTTTTTTATTGGAGTTGTTGGAATCGTATTCTTCGGGGTGAACATTATTCGATTTATTGGGGCAGCTGTAGGAGGTCTATATCCAACGTTGACAGTTATCGGCATTGCCCTATTATTGATGATTCCTGCATACATTGGTGCGCTTATTGGAATCCGATACGGTCGTCAACTGTCACTATATCGAATCCGAGCACTCGTTGCAGTTGTGTTGACGATCGTTTCACTGCGTCTCATTGGTTTTCCAATACTTCAGTTTATCTGA
- a CDS encoding amino acid ABC transporter ATP-binding protein: MIQQQQRQNNKRTIADGLGVENVRCGFGDSDVLNDVTLTIEPGKTVAVIGPSGTGKTTLLRLLACFHRPDTGSVKIDNTNVWELSKRERLRVRRRIGMVFQEPNLFDTTVRRNVNYGRHIRQSWRDRLRRWVSRMTGEKTSHEVTEALNIVGLANAETRSAESLSGGEAQRVAFARALAYDPDFLLLDEPTSDLDPRNTAVIEDAINTARTRGMGVAIATHDMNQAKRIADRVAVMLEGQLIETGPTERVFTNPNDPRARKFIDGELVY, from the coding sequence ATGATCCAACAACAGCAGCGTCAAAACAACAAACGAACGATAGCTGATGGACTTGGAGTCGAAAATGTTCGTTGTGGTTTCGGTGATTCTGATGTCCTTAATGACGTAACCCTCACCATTGAGCCAGGGAAAACAGTAGCAGTTATCGGTCCTTCTGGAACCGGAAAGACAACCCTCCTACGACTTTTGGCATGTTTTCATCGTCCAGACACAGGATCAGTTAAAATAGATAACACCAACGTGTGGGAGCTATCGAAACGTGAACGGCTCAGGGTTAGACGGCGTATTGGGATGGTGTTTCAAGAACCAAATCTCTTTGATACAACTGTTCGTCGGAATGTGAACTATGGACGGCATATTCGACAGAGCTGGCGTGATCGGCTTAGACGATGGGTTTCGCGAATGACCGGCGAGAAGACTAGTCACGAGGTTACTGAGGCACTCAATATTGTTGGTCTTGCAAACGCAGAGACCCGATCAGCTGAATCACTCTCAGGCGGGGAAGCTCAGCGGGTGGCATTTGCTCGTGCACTTGCATATGATCCTGACTTTCTACTTCTTGATGAGCCTACCTCAGATCTAGATCCAAGAAATACTGCCGTGATCGAAGATGCAATCAATACCGCACGTACGCGCGGAATGGGTGTTGCAATTGCTACACATGACATGAATCAAGCAAAGCGCATTGCTGATCGGGTCGCAGTAATGCTTGAGGGGCAACTTATCGAAACTGGTCCCACTGAGCGTGTCTTTACGAACCCCAATGACCCTCGAGCACGCAAGTTCATTGATGGAGAGCTTGTATATTAA
- a CDS encoding TOBE domain-containing protein, translating to MEQISGQGSATLVRKGIEFDKRDAILLKEIDQTGSIAKASTNLGRSRARELSRIDELEDVFGKLVKRQRGGKDGGGSKLTDTATQLLNQYERLQAALTATAQVPETVLEGTVSSISGELADVRTDLGTVRGLHDGVNIGDAVQVRVGADSLTVFDPVADPNPNTTSARNRLSGTVTAIQEGETVHTVEIDVESITFQAMITAESTNRLNLAKGCDVTLSWKATATRLTPTPE from the coding sequence ATGGAACAAATAAGCGGACAGGGAAGTGCCACGCTTGTGCGGAAGGGGATTGAATTCGACAAGCGGGATGCTATATTACTCAAGGAAATAGACCAGACCGGATCAATAGCTAAGGCATCGACAAATCTCGGGCGGTCACGGGCACGTGAACTCTCTCGAATTGACGAGCTTGAAGACGTATTTGGCAAGCTCGTCAAACGACAGCGTGGTGGAAAAGACGGGGGCGGGAGCAAGTTAACTGACACAGCTACACAATTGCTAAATCAATATGAACGACTGCAGGCAGCCCTCACTGCAACCGCACAAGTTCCTGAAACAGTTCTTGAGGGGACAGTATCATCAATCTCTGGCGAATTGGCAGATGTAAGAACAGATCTCGGCACCGTACGCGGGCTACACGATGGCGTAAATATTGGTGATGCCGTTCAGGTTCGGGTGGGAGCAGATTCACTAACTGTTTTTGATCCGGTCGCAGATCCAAACCCTAATACAACAAGTGCAAGAAATCGTCTATCTGGAACTGTTACAGCGATTCAGGAAGGCGAGACAGTGCATACAGTAGAGATTGATGTTGAGAGCATCACATTTCAAGCCATGATCACAGCGGAGAGCACAAATCGACTTAATTTAGCTAAAGGGTGTGACGTAACACTATCATGGAAGGCAACAGCAACACGACTAACCCCAACACCAGAGTGA